The genomic region GACTCGGCCACTCGCTCCTGTGCTTTCTGGACTTCGTCATCCACCTTCTGGAGAGCCGCAAAAAAGCGTCGACTTTCCTCTTCGACTTCTTCGGGCTTCAGGGAGCGAAACTCAATGGTGGGGATTTCCGTCTGGTGAAGAAGAACCCGCCCGAGAGAAATCCCGGGAGAAGCCGGGAGCCCTTTCAGGCTCGTGGGTTTTCGTTCTTCAGGGGGCATTCTCGTAGAAACCTCTTTTAAAGAGATCGTCGATCTTCTCCATGGATGATTCCTCGCCCTCACCGGTCGTGCGAACCAGGATCTTCGATCCACGCGCCGCTCCAAGAGCGGCCACGCCGAGGATGCTCTTGCCATCCACCTCAATGACTCCATTGGACAGGGAAATCTTGCAGGGAAGGGAAGAGGTCAGCTTGACCAGTTCACTGGCTGCACGAAGGTGCAGTCCCTTTTCGTTGGTGATTTCAAGTTCTCGCTCTTGCAAGGAAAACTCCTGTCTCGATCTGGAGGTAAAGGATGACTATCAGATTGCGAAGAAAACGGCTCAAGTCAAGCCGTTTTCCCCTTTCTGAGGATAGGGTTCAGGGGAAAGGGAAGGAAAAGACTGCAGAAGAACCTCCACACCGTCTAGAATAGCTTGTCCCATCAGGACTTCGCTCTCTTCACTAATGCACACATCCTCGCTCAAACGGCGGCCCTCCTTTTCCCGAAGCCCGATCAGAATCATCTGTCGGGGACTCCTGCCCGCTTTCTGAAGAAGGGAAAGGATTCGGGGGTGGTCGCAAAGCCAGAAATCGCCCTCCTGATATTCCGGCACAGCATCCCGAAGCGGATTGACAAAGAGAAGTTCTGTCTCGCCGGCGGCTTCCAGAAAAAGAAGTTGGAGAGAATCCCCGAGCCGCTCGGAGACAAGAACGGTTCGACCTTCTGAGTCCTTTCGCTCCCAGCCCCGGAGGATCCGTCCATGCAGAAGCCGGTCATCAAGATAGAGGATCATGATTCAAAGAGAGGGGGGCTCAAGTTCACGGATAGCATTCTGTCCCCGATTGAGAAGGCCTTTCAACAGATCCCTGGCTTCCATTTCTTTTCGGTGCGAAAGAAAATAGAGGAGCATGGGAAGATTCACGCCGCTTACCACCGGCAGGTTCTTTCTCCGCCTGGCGTTTTCCAGGCAGGCGCTCGCACAGGATCCCCCGAAGTAGTCGGTAAAGAGGAAAGTGTCCTCCCCCATTTCATCGAGCAGCTCGGAGACTCGGGCTTCCAGATCCGCTGCCGAAAGTCCCTCATTGCTGATCGTCTGGAATCCTTCGAGGGGCCCAAGAATCCCTGAAAGAGTGTCCTGAAGTGCCTGTCCCAGCAGACCGTGAGCCACCACCAGTGCTGAGATCATCCCCTGCCTCCTGTCACTCCTCGTCCTTTCGAAGGTATTCCAGAGTCCGGACCTTGCCCTGCCTTGCAATTCCCTCGGTCAGTTGCCGGTTGAATCGTTCGGCAGGATCCAGGCCATAGACCTTCAACATATGGTTCATTGCAATGGTCTCTGCGATCACCGTGATGTTTTTACCAGGGAAAATCGGGAGCAGAACCAGGGGAATGTCCACCCCGAGAATGGAACCCTTTTCGTATTCAAGTCCGGTGCGGTCGTAGTGCTTGCCCTCTTCCCAGATTTCCAGACGAACCTCCACCTCGACTCGCTTCTGGATGCGGATAGCGCGGATGCCGAACATCTCGCGGATATCGATCAGTCCGATCCCACGAAGTTCCATGAAGTGTTTAAGGAACTCGTCGCCCCTGCCAATCACCACATCCTCGCCCCGGCGGATCAGGTGGACAACATCATCGGCCGCCAGACGGTGACCTCTTTCCACGAGATCCAGGGCAATTTCGCTCTTTCCGATTCCGCTGGGCCCGGTGAAGAGGAGACCCACACCGTATACGTCCACGAGGGATCCATGCATGGTTCCCCGGGGAGAAAAGCTGTCGGCGAGATAGGACCCCAGACTCCGGACGAAGTCTGTCGTCCTGCGAGAAGTTCTCAACAGGGGGATCCCGTGTTCATTGGCAAGATCCAGAAGAAACTCGGGGGGAGTTTCTCCGCGAGTGATGACGAAACAGGGAACCGGCTTGCAAAAGAGGTTTTGCAAGGCCGCCTCGACTTCCTGCCTGGAGAGCCTTTCAAGATAGGAGAACTCCGCTCCCCCGAGAACCTGAATCCGATGGCTCTGGTACTTCTCGGTAAAACCGGTCAGGACGAAGCCGGGCCGAGAGACTTCAGGAACCGTGATATCCACGGAAGATTCAAGGGCGTCCCCTAGTACCTCGATCTCCAGGCTGTCGGCCGCCTCTTCAATGAACTCCCGAACCTTCAAACTCTGGTTGGCGATTTCCATGTTCTTATTCCTCGGGCTGAATCAGCCCATAGTTGTCGTCTTTTCTCCGATAGACGATGCACATGTGTTCGGTTTCTGAATTGCTGAAAACCCAGAAATCATCCCCATGAACTTCCATCCGGCTGATGGCTTCCGCAGGGCTGAGTCGATCCAGATGCAGCATCTTCTCCTGAATTACCTGGGGAGACTCCTCCACTTCCATTCCGCTGCCCAGGATGGTGATCGACCCGGACTCGAAACCACCCACCCCTGCGGCCACCGTCTTCCGGTTCCTTCGGTTCAGCATGCGGGTCTTGTACTTTCTCAACTGCCTCTCCAGCTTGTCGGACAGACCATCCACGGCGGAGTGGAGATCATCGCCGCTTTCCTTGGCCGTGAAATCTACTTGAGGAGCATGAAGAGAGGCTTCTGCAATCTGCCAGTGCTTTTCGGAGCTGAGAAGAACCCGCACCTCCATAATTCCGTCCATATAACGATCCAGTTTCCCCAGCTTCTCTTCAATGTACTCCCGAAGAGAATCGCTCATGTCCATTTTGCGAGCAGTGATCGAGATTTTCATCGTAACCTCCTGGCCGGGGAAGGGTGAAAAAAAACCGCGCAGGGAAACCCACGCAGAAATGCCACTGGGGCAGGGAACGGTTCTTTTGACAAGACTGAATCAATCTCACTCCGGGAAGGGATAGGATCACCTTCTCTTGGAATCTTAGCAGCGAGCAGGCATTCCGGCAAGTCGGAATGCTAGTACTCCTTGCGCATTCGTGCAGGCAGAACCCCCATCTGTTCCCGATACTTGGCAACAGTTCGCCGGGCAATCACCAGACCCTCGTCCTGCAAGGTGCTCATGATTTTCTGGTCGCTGTAGGGTTTGCCCTTGTCTTCTTTCCGGATAATCTCACGAATCCGGTCCTTGGCCGCCTTCGCACTGACTTCTTCTCCTCCGGAAGTACTCAGGGAACTGGAAAAGAAGTACTTCAGGGAATAAGTTCCGCGAGGGGTCTGAACATATTTCTGACTGGTTACCCGGCTCACCGTGGACTCGTGCATGCCGATCCGGGTGGCCACCTGCTGAAGAGTCAGCGGGTTCAGTGCCTGGGGACCCTTGTCGAAAAACTCCCGCTGTTCTTCCACAATTGCATTCATGACCTTGACCATGGTGCTTCGCCGCATCTCGATGGTCTTGATTAACCACTGAGCATCGCTGGTTTTTCCCTGAATAAAATCCTTCGTCTCCCGGGACTGCTTCGCCATGTCCTCCTGATAGGCCTTGGAGACCCTCAAGCGGGGCAGGAAACGGTCATTGAGAGTGACAACATATTCCCCGTCCACCTCATCAACAATCAGGTCCGGCGTTACATAGTGAGGATCCTCATTGGAGTAACCGAGGCCGGGCTTGAGATCCAGTTCACCCACCAGAGACACGGCCTCCTGCACTTCCTTAATGGAGAGCTTCAGCTTTCGGGCAATCTCCGGGAACTTCTTGTGAAGCATGGCCTGAAAGTAATCGCGCACCAGAGTGGCCGTCAGACTATTCTCTTCTCCTCGCGCCTTCAACTGCAGGAGAAGGCACTCGGACATGTCCCTTGCGCCGATACCGACCGGCTCAAGAGACTGAACCTGCACCAGGGCCTTCTCCGCAACCTCCTCACTCACACGAAACACATGAGCGATTTCCTCCAGAGAAACCGTCAAGTATCCCCGGTCATCCAGACTGCCGATGATGTACTCGCTGATTTCCAGAATCTGGGCATCCTCGCAGTGGATGCGAAGCATCTGGAGCAAATGATCTCCAATATCCTGATGGTAGATGGGAGCCTTTTCGATAAAGTCCTCTTCGGAGACATCTTCATGCTGATCGTGCTGCATCTCCAGGCCGTCGTTGAAGAAATCGTCCCAGGTCTCGTTACTTCCGGCGGCCTGTTCCTCGGTCCCTTCATTTTCACCCTGCAAACGATCGCTCTCCTCTTCCTCGATTTCGAGAATGGGATTGCTTTCAAGCTCGTTCTTCAGTGCTGTCTCCAACTCCATCGTTGGAAGCTGTAGAAGTTTCAGGGCCTGCTGAAGCCGGGGGGTCATGACCAGCTTCTGGTGCAGGCCCATATTGAGCCGGAACTTCATCTCCATCAAATACTCCTAGAGACGGAAGGTTTCCCCGAGATAGACCTCGCGGACCTCTTCGTTTTCGATCAGTTCCTCCGTCTGACCGGAGCAGACGATACTGCCCTCACTCAGTACATAGGATCGGTCGGTGATACTCAGGGTTTCTCTCACATTGTGATCGGTGATCAGGATGCCGAGGCCCATTTCTTTCAACTGACTGATGATCTCCTGCACATCTCCCACCGCAATGGGATCAATCCCAGCGAAAGGCTCATCGAGAAGGAGATAGTAGGGTTCCGTGGTCAGCGCTCTTGCGATCTCCACTCTCCGACGCTCGCCACCACTGAGTTGGTGCCCGTAGCTTTTTCGAAGATGGGAGACCTTGAGTTCCTTCAGCAGTCTCTCGCGCCGCTCCTCCCTCTCTTCCTTTTCCAGGGGAAGATACTCGAGGATGGCATCAAGGTTGTCCTGTACCGTCATTCGACGGAACACCGAAGACTCCTGGCTGAGGTAGCTGATGCCGAGGCGGGCCCGACGGTACATGGGCATGGACTGGATTTCATTTTCTCCGAAAAGTACCCGGCCGCCATCAGGGCGAATCATGCCAACGATCATGTAGAAGGTCGTCGTCTTCCCCGCGCCATTTGGCCCCAGAAGTCCGACCACTTCGCGGGGGCCGAGGCTCAGGCTGACACCATCCACCACCCTGCGCTTTCCATAAATCTTGACCAGTTCTTCGCCCCTGAGAATCCCGGGTTCAGACCGTTCAATCATCAAACTCTCCTTCCATGTCCGCGATCCTGCTGAAGGGCTCCCGGGCAATGGTCACATCCTCCAGACCCTCGTC from Candidatus Krumholzibacteriia bacterium harbors:
- a CDS encoding HPr family phosphocarrier protein; protein product: MQERELEITNEKGLHLRAASELVKLTSSLPCKISLSNGVIEVDGKSILGVAALGAARGSKILVRTTGEGEESSMEKIDDLFKRGFYENAP
- a CDS encoding PTS sugar transporter subunit IIB, which gives rise to MILYLDDRLLHGRILRGWERKDSEGRTVLVSERLGDSLQLLFLEAAGETELLFVNPLRDAVPEYQEGDFWLCDHPRILSLLQKAGRSPRQMILIGLREKEGRRLSEDVCISEESEVLMGQAILDGVEVLLQSFPSLSPEPYPQKGENGLT
- the hprK gene encoding HPr(Ser) kinase/phosphatase — its product is MEIANQSLKVREFIEEAADSLEIEVLGDALESSVDITVPEVSRPGFVLTGFTEKYQSHRIQVLGGAEFSYLERLSRQEVEAALQNLFCKPVPCFVITRGETPPEFLLDLANEHGIPLLRTSRRTTDFVRSLGSYLADSFSPRGTMHGSLVDVYGVGLLFTGPSGIGKSEIALDLVERGHRLAADDVVHLIRRGEDVVIGRGDEFLKHFMELRGIGLIDIREMFGIRAIRIQKRVEVEVRLEIWEEGKHYDRTGLEYEKGSILGVDIPLVLLPIFPGKNITVIAETIAMNHMLKVYGLDPAERFNRQLTEGIARQGKVRTLEYLRKDEE
- the raiA gene encoding ribosome-associated translation inhibitor RaiA, encoding MKISITARKMDMSDSLREYIEEKLGKLDRYMDGIMEVRVLLSSEKHWQIAEASLHAPQVDFTAKESGDDLHSAVDGLSDKLERQLRKYKTRMLNRRNRKTVAAGVGGFESGSITILGSGMEVEESPQVIQEKMLHLDRLSPAEAISRMEVHGDDFWVFSNSETEHMCIVYRRKDDNYGLIQPEE
- the rpoN gene encoding RNA polymerase factor sigma-54; protein product: MEMKFRLNMGLHQKLVMTPRLQQALKLLQLPTMELETALKNELESNPILEIEEEESDRLQGENEGTEEQAAGSNETWDDFFNDGLEMQHDQHEDVSEEDFIEKAPIYHQDIGDHLLQMLRIHCEDAQILEISEYIIGSLDDRGYLTVSLEEIAHVFRVSEEVAEKALVQVQSLEPVGIGARDMSECLLLQLKARGEENSLTATLVRDYFQAMLHKKFPEIARKLKLSIKEVQEAVSLVGELDLKPGLGYSNEDPHYVTPDLIVDEVDGEYVVTLNDRFLPRLRVSKAYQEDMAKQSRETKDFIQGKTSDAQWLIKTIEMRRSTMVKVMNAIVEEQREFFDKGPQALNPLTLQQVATRIGMHESTVSRVTSQKYVQTPRGTYSLKYFFSSSLSTSGGEEVSAKAAKDRIREIIRKEDKGKPYSDQKIMSTLQDEGLVIARRTVAKYREQMGVLPARMRKEY
- the lptB gene encoding LPS export ABC transporter ATP-binding protein; amino-acid sequence: MIERSEPGILRGEELVKIYGKRRVVDGVSLSLGPREVVGLLGPNGAGKTTTFYMIVGMIRPDGGRVLFGENEIQSMPMYRRARLGISYLSQESSVFRRMTVQDNLDAILEYLPLEKEEREERRERLLKELKVSHLRKSYGHQLSGGERRRVEIARALTTEPYYLLLDEPFAGIDPIAVGDVQEIISQLKEMGLGILITDHNVRETLSITDRSYVLSEGSIVCSGQTEELIENEEVREVYLGETFRL